The Xyrauchen texanus isolate HMW12.3.18 chromosome 38, RBS_HiC_50CHRs, whole genome shotgun sequence genome window below encodes:
- the si:ch211-105f12.2 gene encoding RIMS-binding protein 2-like, whose product MIGLDVYLYPDGLRLATPEDIERWKSEREMYDPNVHLFVALFSYNPAVMSPNTETMEEELSFEQGQIIKVYGDKDADGFYSGELGGHFGFVPSNMVSEIPVEDGELKLYLLQQGFLPEETPSIEPSESSSVPDSAKVHRMVAIFDYDPWDSSPNMDIENELSFHAEDIIYVFGDMDSDGFYYGDLHGYRGLVPSNFLQPLPWNYGK is encoded by the exons ATGATTGGGCTCGATGTGTATCTATATCCTGATGGTCTTAGGCTTGCTACACCGGAAGATATAGAGAGATGGAAATCCGAGAGGGAAATGTATGACCCAAATGTGCACCTCTTTGTGGCTCTTTTCTCCTACAATCCAGCTGTGATGTCACCAAACACTGAAACAATGGAGGAGGAACTGTCTTTTGAACAAGGACAGATCATTAAA GTGTATGGAGATAAAGATGCTGATGGCTTCTATAGTGGAGAGTTGGGTGGTCACTTTGGTTTCGTGCCAAGTAACATGGTATCTGAGATACCTGTTGAAGATGGAGAGCTTAAACTTTATTTGTTGCAGCAGGGGTTTTTGCCAGAGGAGACGCCCTCTATTG AACCTAGCGAGTCTTCTAGTGTGCCAGATAGTGCGAAGGTCCACAGGATGGTGGCCATCTTTGATTATGACCCTTGGGACAGTTCTCCAAACATGGATATTGAG AATGAGCTTTCCTTCCATGCAGAAGACATTATATATGTTTTTGGGGATATGGACAGTGACGGATTTTATTAT GGAGATCTACATGGTTATCGAGGACTTGTGCCATCAAATTTTTTGCAACCACTGCCTTGGAATTATGGGAAATGA